From one Lemur catta isolate mLemCat1 chromosome 5, mLemCat1.pri, whole genome shotgun sequence genomic stretch:
- the LOC123638738 gene encoding LOW QUALITY PROTEIN: protocadherin gamma-A1-like (The sequence of the model RefSeq protein was modified relative to this genomic sequence to represent the inferred CDS: inserted 1 base in 1 codon) produces MKIQAKLTCCSRLMLLCLFLELLLEAEAENIRYSVPEETDKGSFVGNIAKDLGLQPQELADRGVRIVSRGKMQLFALNPKTGSLVTAGRIDREELCAQSTPCLVSFNILVEDKMKLFPVEVEIIDINDNTPQFQLEELEFKMSEITTPGTRIPLPFGQDLDVGINSLQSYQLSSNPHFSLDVQQGADGPQHPEMVLQSPLDREEEAVHHLLLTASDGGDPVRSGILLICVQVVDVNDNPPAFTQAQYRVSVPENVPLGTRLLVVNATDPDEGANGEVTYSFHNIDHRLAQIFHLDSYTGEISNKASLDFEEYKVYSMEVQAQDGAGLMARAKVLVKVLDINDNAPEVTITSVTTAVPENFPPGSIIAVISVXDEDSGDNGHTTCFIPRNLPFKLEKLIDNYYRLVTERTLDRELTSAYNITVTATDRGTPTLSTKTHISLLVTDINDNPPTFHQDSYSAYIPENNPRGASIFSVRAHDRDSNENAQVTYSLAEDTIQGAPLSSYLSINSDTGVLYALRSFDYEQFRDLQFRVTARDNGNPPLSSNVSLSLFVLDQNDNAPEILYPALPTDGSTGVELAPRSAEPGYLVTKVVAVDRDSGQNAWLSYRLLKASEPGLFSVGLHTGEVRTARALLDRDALKQSLVVAVQDHGQPPLSATVTLTVAVADSIPEVLADLGSIKTAADPYNSGLTLYLVVAVAAVSCVFLAFIIVLLALRLWRWHKSRLLQAAGGGLAGVPASHFMGVDGVRAFLQTYSHEVSLTADSRKSHLIFPQPNYADTLISQESCEKKDILSAPQSLLEDKQETFSQVNFCREFISYLDKNNL; encoded by the exons ATGAAGATTCAGGCGAAGCTGACCTGCTGCAGCAGGCTGATGCTACTGTGCCTTTTTCTGGAGCTGCTATTGGAAGCCGAGGCCGAGAATATCCGCTACTCAGTGCCAGAAGAGACGGACAAAGGTTCTTTCGTGGGCAACATCGCCAAGGACCTAGGGCTACAACCCCAGGAGCTGGCAGATCGCGGAGTCCGCATTGTCTCTAGAGGTAAGATGCAGCTTTTTGCTCTGAACCCGAAAACTGGTAGCTTGGTCACTGCAGGCAGGATAGACCGGGAGGAGCTCTGCGCTCAGAGCACACCATGTCTTGTGAGTTTTAACATCCTTGTTGAGGATAAAATGAAGCTATTTCCTGTCGAAGTGGAAATAATTGATATTAATGACAACACTCCCCAATTTCAGTTAGAGGAACTGGAATTTAAAATGAGTGAAATAACCACTCCAGGCACCAGAATCCCTCTGCCTTTTGGGCAAGACCTCGATGTGGGTATAAACTCACTCCAGAGCTACCAACTCAGCTCCAACCCCCATTTCTCCCTGGATGTGCAACAGGGAGCTGATGGGCCCCAACACCCAGAGATGGTGCTGCAGAGTCCCCTAGACAGAGAAGAAGAGGCTGTCCACCACCTCCTTCTCACAGCCTCTGATGGAGGTGACCCAGTCCGTTCAGGGATCCTCCTAATTTGTGTTCAGGTGGTGGATGTGAATGACAACCCTCCAGCGTTTACTCAGGCACAATACCGCGTGAGTGTCCCAGAAAATGTGCCACTGGGCACTCGGCTGCTTGTGGTAAATGCCACTGACCCAGATGAGGGAGCCAATGGGGAAGTAACATACTCCTTTCACAATATAGACCACAGATTGGcccaaatatttcatttagaTTCTTATACAGGAGAAATATCAAATAAAGCATCACTGGATTTTGAAGAATACAAAGTTTATTCAATGGAAGTTCAAGCTCAGGATGGTGCTGGGCTCATGGCCAGAGCTAAGGTACTGGTCAAAGTTTTGGACATAAATGATAATGCCCCCGAAGTGACCATCACCTCTGTCACAACTGCAGTTCCAGAAAACTTTCCTCCTGGGTCCATAATTGCTGTTATCAGCG CAGACGAAGACTCTGGGGACAATGGCCATACTACATGTTTCATTCCCAGAAATCTACCCTTTAAATTGGAAAAGTTAATTGATAATTATTACCGTTTAGTGACTGAAAGAACATTGGACCGAGAACTTACCTCTGCGTACAACATCACTGTAACAGCAACAGATCGGGGAACTCCAACCCTGTCTACCAAAACTCACATTTCCCTGCTAGTGACAGATATAAATGACAACCCCCCGACCTTCCATCAGGACTCCTATTCTGCCTACATTCCTGAAAATAACCCCAGAGGTGCCTCCATCTTCTCTGTGAGGGCCCACGACCGGGACAGCAATGAGAATGCACAAGTCACTTACTCCCTGGCAGAGGACACCATTCAGGGGGCGCCCCTGTCCTCCTACCTCTCTATCAACTCTGACACTGGGGTCCTGTACGCACTACGATCCTTCGACTATGAGCAGTTCCGGGACTTGCAATTCAGAGTCACGGCACGTGACAACGGGAATCCTCCACTCAGCAGCAACGTGTCGCTGAGCCTATTCGTGCTGGACCAGAACGACAACGCTCCGGAGATACTGtaccctgccctccccactgaCGGTTCCACTGGTGTGGAGCTGGCGCCCCGCTCCGCAGAACCCGGCTACCTGGTGACCAAGGTAGTGGCGGTGGACAGAGACTCAGGCCAGAATGCCTGGCTGTCCTACCGCCTGCTCAAAGCCAGCGAGCCAGGGCTCTTCTCAGTGGGGCTGCACACAGGCGAGGTGCGCACAGCGCGGGCCCTGCTGGACAGAGATGCACTCAAGCAGAGCCTCGTGGTGGCTGTCCAGGACCACGGCCAGCCCCCTCTCTCAGCCACCGTCACACTCACCGTGGCCGTCGCTGACAGTATCCCTGAAGTCCTGGCCGACCTGGGCAGCATCAAGACTGCTGCTGATCCCTACAATTCAGGCCTCACGCTGTacctggtggtggcagtggccgCGGTCTCCTGTGTCTTCCTCGCTTTCATTATCGTGCTCCTGGCGCTCAGGCTGTGGCGCTGGCACAAGTCACGCCTGCTTCAGGCTGCGGGAGGTGGATTGGCAGGTGTGCCTGCCTCACATTTCATGGGCGTGGACGGGGTGCGGGCTTTCCTGCAGACCTATTCCCACGAGGTCTCCCTCACCGCAGACTCGCGGAAGAGCCACCTGATCTTCCCCCAGCCCAACTATGCCGACACACTCATCAGCCAGGAGAGCTGTGAGAAAAAGGATATTCTATCAGCACCCCAGTCTTTACTTGAAGACAAACAGGAAACATTTTCTCAGGTAAACTTTTGTAGAGAATTTATAAGCTAtctagataaaaataatttatga
- the LOC123637898 gene encoding protocadherin gamma-A5: MTDPPRRWRCGELLLLLTLLGTLCETGTGQIRYSVPEELETGSFVGNIAKDLGLEPEELVERGVRVVTKGRTQLFSLKPRSGSLVTADRIDREELCAQSARCLVSFNILVENQMKIYGVEVEIIDINDNFPRFRDEELKVKVNENAAVGTRLVLPFARDADVGVNSLQSYQLSSNLHFSLDVISGTDGQKYPELVLEQPLDREKEAVHDLLLTALDGGDPVLSGTTHIRVMVLDANDNAPLFTQSEYRVSVPENIPVGTQLLTLTATDPDEGINGKVTYSFRNEDDKISETFQLDSNLGEISTMQSLDYEESRFYLMEVVAQDGGALLASAKVLVSVQDVNDNAPKVILTSLTSSLSEDCLPGTVIALFSVHDGDSGENGEIACSIPRNLPFKLEKSVDNYYHLLTTKALDREEISEYNITITVIDHGTPPLSTENHISLKVADVNDNPPAFPHASYSTSLPENNPRGISIFSMTALDPDSGDNARVTYSLVKDTFQGVPLSSYVSINSDTGVLYALQSFDYEQLRDLQMWVTASDSGNPPLSSNVSLSLFVLDQNDNVPEILYPALPTDGSMGVELAPRSAEPGYLVTKVVAVDRDSGQNAWLSYRLLKASEPGLFSVGLHTGEVRTARALLDRDVLKQSLVVAVQDHGQPPLSATVTLTVAVADSIPEVLADLGSIKTASDPYDSGLTLYLVVAVASVSCVFLAFVIVLLALRLRRWHKSHLLQASGDGLAGLPVSHVVGVDGVQAFLQSYSHEVSLTADSRKSHLIFPQPNYADMLISEEGCEKSDPLLISDKVNASKTEPGVVQVSFNFP; the protein is encoded by the coding sequence ATGACGGATCCGCCGAGGCGCTGGCGCTGCGgagagctgctgctgctcctcacGCTCCTGGGGACGCTGTGTGAGACAGGAACCGGGCAGATCCGCTACTCGGTGCCCGAGGAGCTGGAGACAGGCTCCTTCGTGGGCAACATCGCCAAGGACTTGGGGCTGGAGCCCGAGGAGCTGGTGGAGCGGGGAGTCCGCGTTGTCACCAAAGGTAGGACGCAGCTTTTCTCTCTGAAACCCCGAAGCGGCAGCTTGGTCACCGCGGACAGGATAGACCGGGAGGAGCTCTGCGCTCAGAGCGCGCGGTGTCTGGTGAGTTTTAACATCTTGGTTGAGAATCAAATGAAGATTTATGGAGTAGAAGTAGAAATAATCGATATTAATGATAACTTCCCGCGATTCCGGGATGAAGAATTAAAAGTTAAAGTTAATGAAAATGCGGCTGTGGGAACGCGGCTAGTGCTTCCCTTCGCGCGGGACGCGGACGTGGGTGTGAACTCCCTCCAGAGTTACCAGCTCAGCTCCAATCTGCACTTCTCTCTGGATGTGATAAGCGGAACTGATGGACAAAAGTACCCGGAGCTGGTGTTGGAACAGCCCCTGGACCGCGAGAAAGAGGCTGTTCACGACCTCCTCCTCACAGCTTTAGATGGCGGAGACCCGGTACTCTCCGGCACCACGCACATCCGTGTGATGGTTCTCGACGCAAACGATAACGCGCCCCTGTTCACTCAATCCGAATACAGAGTGAGCGTCCCAGAGAACATACCTGTAGGCACTCAGCTGCTCACGCTAACCGCCACGGATCCAGACGAGGGAATAAACGGGAAAGTGACCTACTCTTTTCGCAATGAAGACGACAAAATTTCAGAGACTTTTCAACTCGATTCCAACCTGGGGGAAATCTCAACTATGCAATCACTGGACTATGAAGAATCCAGATTCTACCTCATGGAAGTGGTAGCTCAGGATGGAGGCGCTCTTCTTGCCAGTGCTAAGGTGTTGGTCTCAGTACAGGATGTGAATGACAATGCCCCCAAAGTGATCCTCACCTCTCTCACCAGTTCTCTTTCTGAAGACTGTCTTCCCGGAACTGTAATTGCACTGTTTAGTGTACACGATGGTGATTCTGGAGAAAATGGTGAGATTGCATGTTCTATTCCCAGGAACCTgccttttaaattagaaaaatcagttGATAATTACTATCACCTATTAACAACAAAAGCCCTTGACAGAGAAGAGATTTCAGAATATAATATCACCATAACCGTCATTGACCATGGAACCCCACCCTTATCTACAGAAAACCACATCTCCCTGAAAGTAGCAGACGTCAATGACAACCCACCTGCCTTCCCTCATGCCTCCTactccacctccctcccagaAAACAACCCCAGAGGCATCTCTATCTTCTCCATGACTGCCCTCGACCCTGATAGTGGTGACAACGCTCGGGTTACTTACTCCCTGGTCAAAGACACATTTCAGGGAGTTCCTCTATCTTCCTATGTGTCCATTAACTCTGACACCGGCGTCTTATATGCTCTCCAATCCTTTGACTATGAGCAGTTGAGAGACCTCCAGATGTGGGTGACAGCCAGCGACAGTGGGAACCCGCCACTAAGCAGTAACGTGTCACTGAGCCTGTTTGTGCTGGACCAGAATGACAATGTACCTGAGATCTTGTACCCTGCCCTTCCTACCGATGGTTCTATGGGTGTGGAGCTGGCACCACGCTCTGCAGAACCTGGCTACTTGGTGAccaaggtggtggcagtggacaGAGACTCGGGCCAGAATGCCTGGCTGTCCTACCGCCTGCTCAAGGCCAGTGAGCCAGGGCTCTTCTCAGTGGGGCTGCACACAGGTGAGGTGCGCACGGCACGGGCCCTGCTGGACAGAGATGTGCTCAAACAGAGCCTTGTGGTGGCTGTCCAGGACCACGGCCAGCCCCCTCTCTCAGCCACCGTCACACTCACCGTGGCTGTCGCTGACAGTATCCCTGAAGTCCTGGCTGACCTGGGCAGCATCAAGACTGCTTCTGATCCCTATGATTCAGGCCTCACGCTGTacctggtggtggcagtggcttcAGTATCCTGCGTCTTTCTTGCTTTTGTCATTGTGCTGCTGGCACTCAGGCTGCGGCGCTGGCACAAATCACACCTGCTTCAGGCTTCAGGAGATGGATTGGCAGGCCTACCTGTCTCACATGTTGTGGGCGTGGACGGGGTACAGGCTTTCCTGCAGAGCTATTCCCATGAGGTCTCCCTCACCGCTGACTCTAGGAAGAGTCACCTGATCTTCCCCCAGCCCAACTATGCAGACATGCTCATTAGTGAAGAAGGCTGTGAAAAAAGCGACCCTCTTCTGATTTCTGATAAGGTAAATGCAAGCAAAACAGAACCAGGAGTTGTTCAGGTTAGTTTTAATTTTCCATAA